A stretch of Lactuca sativa cultivar Salinas chromosome 6, Lsat_Salinas_v11, whole genome shotgun sequence DNA encodes these proteins:
- the LOC111886937 gene encoding uncharacterized protein LOC111886937, whose translation MHRQSLGSPASKLLTHGVIFAGAGVIKDDISNSFITEDFQNHRKDKSASSSSGASDVDEEHKSQKPYQQKSILISSSTRLVHLIPLLTFLCFLVLYLSSHDPSRKDLTPFSGFTTLSSKNANIDSMDIGFLEIEKKDVLAIRSMRNLQQQEGGHRLHRKFGH comes from the exons ATGCACCGTCAGTCACTAGGATCACCTGCTTCAAAGCTTCTCACCCATGGAGTCATCTTCGCCGGCGCCGGAGTTATCAAGGACGACATTAGTAACAGTTTCATTACAGAAGACTTCCAGAATCACCGGAAGGATAAATCAGCATCGTCTTCCTCCGGCGCCTCCGACGTCGACGAAGAACACAAGTCACAGAAGCCTTATCAACAGAAATCAATCTTAATATCTTCTTCTACGAGACTAGTTCACCTGATTCCACTCCTCACGTTCTTATGCTTCCTAGTCCTCTACCTATCCTCCCACGATCCTTCCCGAAAAG ATTTAACTCCGTTTAGTGGATTCACAACGCTTTCATCGAAGAACGCCAACATAG ATTCAATGGACATCGGATTTCTGGAGATCGAGAAGAAGGATGTATTGGCGATCCGAAGCATGAGGAACTTGCAACAACAAGAAGGAGGACATCGTCTCCATCGGAAGTTCGGACATTAA